A region from the Natronorubrum halophilum genome encodes:
- a CDS encoding class I fructose-bisphosphate aldolase: protein MIPIDDSPIVRDGKSLILAMDHGLEHGPVDFEEVPAKLDPSTVFETATHDAVTAMAVQKGIAEGYYPSYEDDVNLLLKLNGTSNLWMGEPDSPVNCSVDYAAELGADAVGFTVYSGSNHEVEMFEEFRDAQEKAREHDIPMVMWSYPRGQGLKNDTKPGTISYATRIALELGADIAKVKYPGDPDAMAHACKAAGNMNVVMSGGSKTSDYEFLSTVEAAVSAGCTGLAVGRNVWQRENPTDILDALEKVIFEEQTADAALEA, encoded by the coding sequence ATGATTCCGATCGACGACTCTCCGATCGTACGCGACGGCAAATCACTGATTCTCGCGATGGACCACGGGTTAGAACACGGTCCCGTCGACTTCGAGGAGGTCCCGGCGAAACTCGATCCGTCGACGGTCTTCGAGACGGCGACCCACGACGCCGTCACCGCGATGGCCGTCCAGAAGGGAATCGCCGAAGGGTACTACCCGAGCTACGAGGACGACGTCAACCTCCTCCTGAAGCTCAACGGGACCTCGAACCTCTGGATGGGCGAACCCGATTCGCCGGTCAACTGCTCGGTCGATTACGCCGCCGAACTCGGCGCCGACGCGGTCGGGTTCACCGTCTACAGCGGCTCGAACCACGAGGTCGAGATGTTCGAGGAGTTCCGCGACGCCCAAGAGAAAGCCCGCGAACACGACATCCCGATGGTCATGTGGTCCTACCCGCGCGGACAGGGGCTGAAAAACGACACCAAGCCCGGCACCATCTCCTATGCGACCCGGATCGCCCTCGAACTCGGCGCCGATATCGCGAAGGTCAAGTATCCCGGCGATCCCGATGCGATGGCTCACGCCTGCAAGGCCGCGGGTAACATGAACGTCGTCATGAGCGGCGGTTCGAAGACCTCGGACTACGAGTTCCTCTCGACCGTCGAAGCGGCCGTCAGCGCCGGCTGTACGGGTCTCGCCGTCGGCCGGAACGTCTGGCAGCGCGAGAACCCCACCGATATTCTCGACGCCCTCGAGAAGGTCATCTTCGAGGAACAAACCGCCGACGCCGCACTCGAGGCGTAG
- a CDS encoding DUF7409 domain-containing protein: MSRNDAVSEPNAKRGSEADDATETVDLGIGISVAIDVDAEEDADRIELDLDEEGALGSADASGQDEAGEELRRDPDEIDSATREVLEAADIDPDAVREKEYSYRMLLEAAIDESTAAALRRRFSLPWSFESDGDLERRSAEVRGLGDAEREWIAVSGDEDWQAFEYERSPITTVVREKPSERPWPKPTPVTAVTGVGPDDADKLAEAGIRSAERLATISAFEVARVLEINVLHVRTWRHNARELLE; this comes from the coding sequence GTGAGCAGGAACGATGCCGTCAGCGAGCCGAACGCGAAGAGGGGGAGTGAGGCGGACGACGCGACCGAGACCGTCGACCTGGGGATCGGCATCTCGGTCGCTATCGACGTCGACGCCGAGGAGGACGCCGACCGGATCGAACTCGATCTCGACGAGGAAGGTGCCCTCGGCTCGGCGGACGCGTCGGGACAGGACGAGGCTGGCGAGGAGTTACGACGCGATCCCGACGAGATCGACTCCGCGACGCGGGAGGTGCTCGAAGCGGCCGATATCGATCCCGATGCGGTCCGGGAAAAGGAGTACTCCTACCGAATGCTACTGGAGGCGGCTATCGACGAATCGACTGCGGCCGCACTTCGGCGGCGGTTTTCGCTGCCGTGGTCGTTCGAGAGCGACGGCGACCTCGAGCGGCGATCCGCGGAGGTTCGCGGCCTCGGGGACGCCGAACGCGAATGGATCGCCGTCAGCGGAGACGAGGACTGGCAGGCCTTCGAGTACGAGCGCTCGCCCATCACGACGGTCGTCCGGGAGAAACCGTCGGAGCGACCGTGGCCGAAGCCGACGCCCGTTACCGCCGTCACGGGTGTCGGCCCCGACGACGCCGACAAACTGGCCGAAGCCGGCATCCGTTCAGCGGAACGACTGGCGACGATCAGCGCCTTCGAGGTGGCCAGAGTGCTCGAGATCAACGTCTTGCACGTCCGAACGTGGCGACACAACGCGCGGGAACTGCTCGAGTGA
- a CDS encoding SGNH/GDSL hydrolase family protein: MRRDGIRFHNVGDSRPAEDRDGHLLQRVPESVRRELNEGSQSRMRHPAGVELRFVPDGSATVTLSTMPGGSAEEGTVRVFWGPIQGPTEVVVGPEPTPIEVSIPESVIDLEPAAYEDLPFDPRVCRLRLPGEHRGGPMVYHGVDGDVRPPREDELPDRRYLAYGTSITEGEAALAEHLTYVSQTARRLDADLINLGSCGTAYCDGAMADHIAQRDDWDVATLSVSVNMVGTFSASTFRERAARLIDRVAGANPEKPVVPITIFTNARDVRRSADPEGMCERFRQELREVVAETPHENVHLLEGPELLPTIDGLTTDLVHPGDNAMITMGETLAAELESLLEDDPRSPPRR, encoded by the coding sequence ATGCGACGAGACGGGATCCGATTTCACAACGTCGGCGATAGCCGACCGGCCGAGGACCGAGACGGACATCTGCTACAACGCGTTCCGGAATCGGTTCGACGCGAGCTCAACGAGGGTTCGCAGTCGCGGATGCGCCACCCCGCGGGCGTTGAACTTCGGTTCGTTCCCGACGGTTCCGCGACGGTGACGCTCTCGACGATGCCCGGCGGGAGCGCCGAGGAAGGAACCGTCCGCGTCTTCTGGGGGCCGATCCAGGGACCGACGGAAGTCGTCGTCGGCCCGGAACCGACGCCGATCGAGGTTTCGATCCCCGAATCGGTAATCGACCTCGAGCCGGCGGCCTACGAGGATCTCCCCTTCGATCCCCGCGTCTGTCGGCTCCGGTTGCCGGGCGAACACCGCGGCGGACCGATGGTCTATCACGGCGTCGACGGCGACGTTCGTCCGCCGCGGGAGGACGAACTCCCGGATCGTCGGTATCTCGCGTACGGGACGTCGATCACCGAGGGCGAGGCAGCCCTAGCCGAGCACCTGACCTACGTGAGTCAGACGGCGCGCCGGTTGGACGCCGATCTCATCAACCTCGGCTCCTGTGGCACCGCCTACTGCGACGGTGCGATGGCCGACCACATCGCCCAGCGCGACGACTGGGACGTCGCAACGCTCTCGGTGTCGGTGAATATGGTCGGAACGTTCTCTGCGTCGACGTTCCGCGAGCGGGCCGCGCGGCTGATCGACCGAGTGGCGGGTGCCAACCCTGAGAAACCGGTCGTCCCGATCACCATCTTCACGAACGCCCGCGACGTCCGTCGGAGCGCCGATCCGGAGGGGATGTGCGAGCGATTCCGCCAAGAACTGCGCGAGGTCGTCGCCGAAACGCCCCACGAAAACGTCCACCTGCTCGAGGGACCCGAACTGCTTCCCACCATCGACGGGCTCACGACCGATCTGGTCCACCCCGGCGATAACGCGATGATCACGATGGGCGAAACCCTCGCCGCCGAACTCGAGTCGCTGCTCGAGGACGACCCGCGGTCACCGCCGCGCCGTTGA